From the Primulina tabacum isolate GXHZ01 chromosome 3, ASM2559414v2, whole genome shotgun sequence genome, one window contains:
- the LOC142539210 gene encoding arogenate dehydratase 3-like gives MQAFSPYSTDIKFLVHTGAVSRCRGPAHHRVFPAGLTIQCASRFDSASVNPSNPNSSAPNPQTVGGFNFNAAGHVGRRHEWQSSCSILASKVVSLQKDGEKSGGGADGKSSVNGHPTLELVPASDLKAPVSLPKPLSISDFSPSPMHGSQLRVAYQGVPGAYSEAAAGKAYPNCEAIPCDQFEVAFQAVELWIADRAVLPVENSLGGSIHRNYDLLLRHRLHIVGEVQLPVHHCLLALPGIRKEYLTRVISHPQALSQCEHTLTKMGLNVAREAVDDTAGAAEYIAMNNLRDTAAIASARAAELYGMQILADGIQDDSSNVTRFVMLAREPIIPRTDRPFKTSIVFAHDKGTSVLFKVLSAFAFRNISLTKIESRPHRNRPIRLVDDANVGTAKHFEYMFYVDFEASLAEGRAQNALAEVQEFTSFLRVLGSYPMDMTPWNPSSNCEV, from the coding sequence ATGCAAGCTTTTAGTCCTTATTCTACAGATATCAAGTTTTTGGTCCACACGGGGGCGGTGTCTCGGTGTCGCGGCCCCGCGCACCACCGGGTTTTTCCGGCCGGACTAACCATTCAATGCGCGTCCCGGTTCGATTCAGCCAGTGTCAATCCTTCCAACCCAAATTCTAGCGCCCCCAACCCACAAACCGTCGGCGGTTTCAACTTCAACGCCGCCGGGCACGTGGGTCGGCGACATGAGTGGCAGAGTTCCTGCTCTATTCTCGCCAGCAAAGTGGTGTCCCTGCAGAAGGACGGTGAGAAGAGCGGCGGTGGGGCAGACGGAAAATCCTCCGTTAACGGTCATCCCACCCTCGAGCTCGTGCCTGCGTCGGATTTGAAGGCACCTGTTTCACTTCCCAAGCCTCTGAGCATCTCTGATTTCTCTCCATCACCAATGCACGGATCCCAGCTCCGCGTAGCCTACCAAGGGGTCCCGGGGGCCTACAGCGAAGCAGCCGCCGGAAAAGCTTACCCCAACTGCGAAGCCATCCCTTGCGACCAATTTGAAGTAGCCTTCCAAGCCGTCGAGCTCTGGATCGCCGATAGAGCCGTTCTGCCGGTGGAGAACTCCCTCGGCGGCTCCATACACCGTAATTACGACCTCCTCCTCCGCCACCGTCTCCACATAGTCGGAGAAGTCCAGCTCCCCGTCCACCACTGCCTCTTAGCCCTTCCCGGCATCCGCAAAGAGTACCTCACGCGCGTCATCAGCCACCCACAAGCTCTGTCCCAGTGCGAACACACACTAACCAAAATGGGCCTCAACGTCGCCCGAGAAGCAGTCGACGACACCGCCGGAGCAGCAGAATACATCGCAATGAACAACTTAAGAGACACGGCAGCAATCGCCTCCGCACGCGCAGCCGAGCTCTACGGGATGCAGATTTTAGCCGACGGAATCCAAGACGACTCCAGCAACGTGACAAGATTCGTTATGCTGGCACGAGAACCAATCATTCCTCGCACAGATAGACCATTCAAGACCAGCATCGTGTTCGCACATGACAAAGGCACCAGCGTTCTGTTCAAGGTGCTGTCGGCTTTCGCTTTCAGGAACATAAGCTTGACGAAGATAGAGTCACGACCGCATCGCAACCGCCCGATCCGGTTGGTGGACGACGCGAACGTGGGGACGGCGAAGCATTTTGAGTACATGTTTTACGTAGATTTCGAGGCGTCGTTGGCGGAGGGGAGGGCGCAGAATGCGTTGGCGGAGGTGCAGGAATTCACCTCTTTCTTGAGGGTTTTGGGGAGCTACCCCATGGATATGACGCCATGGAATCCTTCCTCCAACTGTGAAGTTTAA